TGGTACAGATGATGGAAGGAGCAGCAGTACAGTCACAACCAGAACAGCTGCTCCCAGTTTCACAATTTCTGGGATTTTATACGGCCATTTTGCAGCAGAGAGCCATTTTCCGGCGATAACCAGTGCTGCAAGGCCCATCATCACCCAGGCGCCGATGTATAATTTAAAGACGGTATTCATCCGGAAGAACACATCACCCATCCCATCCTGCAGGAAGATAAGTTCACAGGCGATGATTGTGGCAAGCCCTGCAATTGCTATGATATCTTCTGGCCTTCCCAGGCGCTTCAGGCAGATCAGTATCAGGGCAAGGAGAGCAACTCCTGCTGCCAGGTACCCGAAAAAGTAGGCAGCCAGCAAAATGGCAAGCAGCCAGGGGCGGCGGTACAGCTGATCTGCTCCATATGCAAAAAAGACAGCAAGGAAGAACCCATGGACGAGGAGAAACGATACCAGGCTGCTCCCTTCTGGCACGATACCAATGCCGAGTATGCCTGCTCCTTCAATTGAGAGCAGAAGCGGGCCATAGAGGAGGAGAGAGAGCGGCGGCACGATCAGCAGGGGCATCCATTCAACGGGATCCCGCATCGCATGGCGGATACCGGTCCAAAGGGCGATCACACAATAGAGAGGGGCATACAAGAGCACATCCCACGAATGCAGCCCCGGCATGGTGCCAAGCGAGAGTGCAAGAAGAGCAGCGAGCAGCAGCCGGGATCTGAGTGCAAGATCACCATACCTGAGGAGCAGCACAGCAGCAAGCGTGAGAAAGAGGATCTGGTTGAAGATACCCAGGATATGTGCATGGGGATCTCCCCAGAAGAATGAGAATATCGGATATTCATTGATTGTCCCGGCAATAACCCGGGTACTCTCCCAGGGAATCGAGGCGACATCAGTTCCCGTGAGCAGATGCCATACGACTGCCGGGTTTGGGATGAGAAGGATCAGGGCAGGCAGCCACCGGTATCGCGGGAGGAGAAGATACCCAAAGGCAACAGCAGCCACAACCGCCATACCGGCAACTGTTGGGAGCATCAGGTTGAAGACCAGAAACGAGTCTGCTCCGATCACATGTCCAGGGGCACCGGACATCCAGTGTCCAAGATAATAGTAGATTGAGAGATCAGATCCTGCAAACCAGGGATCCAGCGGGGGAACAACGGGGTTGCGCATCACCGAGGCGAGGAATGCATGATCCATGAACTTCTCGGCAAACGAGATTGCAGGGTTATAAAACCGGATCAGAAGCAGATAGAGAAAGCCCGCGAGAAAGGCGATATCCCAGCCGATCTGCTGGCGAAATAGAGACAGGTTGTACTGCTTTTTCAGTACCATGAAACAAAATAGACCAATAAAACAGACTGTTGCAAGAGCAACAGGGAGACGGAAGAACCCGCAATACCAGGTAATGAACGTAAAGAAGAGGAGCGATACGGGATAGGAGAGAGGATAGGCAATATCTTCAAGCGTCTCCCTGAGAAGCGGGTAGATTGCAAGCTGGAGAAGCTTCAGAAGAGCCAGCCAGAGGATGACGGTGACAAGCTGCAGCTCAGCTTCAATCAATGAATATCCCTCCTGAGATCACCTGAGAATGCCCGTTTGAGAAGTGTCACGGTCCAGTCTCCAAAATAGAAGATTGAGAGAACCCCGCCTGCCAGCGTCACCAGGTTCTTGATGAGATGATCAACAACAGCGATCAGGACAGCTGCTCCGGCAGAGACACCCGCAAGCTCAAACGTCATGGCAAGTGCCAGTTCATAGGTTCCAATCCCGCCTGGAGTGATCGGCACTGCCTTGACCAGGTTGCCAACCACGATCGCAAGGATCACAACCATCACCGATACAGATTCACCAAACATCCAGACAACCATCAGGCAGACCAGGCAGTCGATCAGCCAGATAACAATCGAGGAGAGGAGGAGTGTGCCGAGTGCAGACGGGGTCAGGGAAACCGATCGGATCTGAGCAAGGATCTCAATTCCTTTTGCAATAAAACGGTTTTGCGAGGATAGTGAACCAGAATACCAGAGGAGGATGAGAAAAAGGATGCCGCCGAGAAGAATGATGCCAATCACAATCGAAAACCATTCCTGGTGGCCGATGGCAAACGGCAGTGCCAGTGCCCCGATGAGTGCGATTGTCAGCAGATCGAAAACCCGCTCGGTCAGAACCGAGGAGAAGCCGGTTGTATACGTCGTCTCTTTCTCGTGCTTCAGGATCAGCAGGCGGATCAGATCACCGAGGCGTGCCGGGACGATCAGGTTTGCTGTCTGGGAGACAAAGATGCAGGCAGTCGCAAAGATGCCTGTTGCCAGGACAGAAAGCCGCCCCAGGATATACGAGTACCGCACCCCCCTCAGGTACCATGCAAGAAGGCAGATTGCAGCTGCTGCTGCCAGGTACCGTGGATCTGCTTCCTGGATAGTGATCAAAAGCTCGTCCCAGACACGGGAGAGCAGAAACGCGATGATACCTCCCGCAATTGCTGTCGAGAGAAGAAGGGTGCTAATCTTTCTCAGCATGGAGGCGCCACCAGAGCCTGAGAATCTCAGATCCCATACCCGTTACATCAGAGAGCTGCACGGTTGTTCCTGCACCCTGCTGCCAGGTGACTGGAAACTCACAGACATGGTATCCTCCCCGCTGTGCACGCACAAGCAGTTCGGTATCCCAGAACCAGTGTGGCGCACGGATCGCTGGCAGCAGGTCAAGGAGCAGGTTCCGCGAGAAGGCTTTGAACCCGCACTGGTGATCATAGAGGCGGCTGCCGAGGATGAACCTGACAAGCATGTTATATCCCCTGCTCGCAATCTCCCTTTTGCTGTCACGATCGATCCGTGAATCCGGCATAAGCCGGGATCCTGTTGCGATATCAAAGCCTGATCGGATTGCCTGGATCAGATCCCCAAGATGAGACATGTCAGTTGCGAGATCAACATCATAATAACAGAAAATATCACCTTTTGATTCCCTGAAGGCACGGGTCAGCGCCCGTCCCCGACCCAGACGCTCATCGGCATGGAGTAGGCGGACGCGGGAGTCACGCTCTTCCCATCCGGCAACAAGCTCCGCACTGCCGTCATCAGATCCATCCTCGGCAACCAGCAGTTCAAAGGAACTGCAGATCTCCTCAAGATAGTGAAGTGATGCGGGTATAGCGTCTATAAGCGCAGCCCGGTCATTATAGACCGGAATAACTGCTGAAACCTCGCATGTATCTATCATTTCAGCCACTCCAGAACCTCATCTGCAATCCGCTCACCAGCCCTGACAGATCCTTCCATACTCCGTTCAGGATAGTTCTCCACTGAAAACATCCCTGCAAGAAAGAGGCCGGGTGCTGGCTGTGAATGTGGAATGTGTGCTCTGTATCCTGTCACATAGACCGGACCCGCATCAGGTTCGATACAGAGCGTATGCCAGTGAATCGCCTCCCGGGGAATGGAGAACCGTTTGCAGAAGTCCCTGATGAAATGCTCTTTGCAGTCTTTGGGCAGTTGATTCAAAAAATATGATGCAATATAGACGATATGTTCTCCGTACCGATCGAATGGCACAAAGTTTGTATGAACAATCACTGCGCCATAGGGGGCGGGATCTCCCATGTTTACCCAGTAGATCCCCGCTGCCGGATCAATTGACATTCCAAGGGTGAGGCATGCAGCACCCTGGTAGGGGAGGGGCTGAAGCGGAACCGAACAGATACGGGCAGTCTCCTGTGGAGGGAGCGTGGATATGAGGCAATCATACCGTTTGCCGTCAACGATCCAGCCACCATCTGCAAACCGGGCGCTTTCAACAGCATGGCCTTTCTGCAAGCAGCAGCCAGCGTCATCCAGGCGGGCGGTGATTGCATCGATCAGCCCGACAAAACCTCCCCTGAGATAGCCGAGCCGCTCACCTTCCGGCCCACGGTTTGACCGGATAGCAATCCTGCTTACAAGCCATGCAGCAGAGACAGTTCCATGTGCATCTCCAAACTTCGACCTGAGCAATGGCTCAAAGAACGACGCATACACCCCTTCTCCCACATAATCAATGCAATAGTCCTTTGCCGTGATATCATCCAGTTTGTCCGGGTCAGCAGAGCGGGAACGGAGTACAAAACGGGCAAGACGGATCTTTTCAAAGACTGAAAGGTGAGGGTAGCGAAGGATCTGGATGGGGGTTGTCAGTGGATGAATTGTTCCATTGACCATGTACCCGGTGCTCCCGTGAAGCCATTCAAGCTGGTCTGAGATTCCAAGCTCTTCAATCAGGCTGATAAGCCTTGAGTCACCGGAGAAGCAGTGATGGTAGAATGATTCGATTGCGTAACCCTGGCGCTGGTACGAGGAGAGACAACCCCCCGCTTCTTCACCCTTTTCATAAATGGTGACCTTGTGGGTTTTTGAGAGGCGAAGTGCCGCGAGAAGGCCGGTTAAACCACCACCAATTACGCAAATATGCATCCATCTATTGTGTTATTGAGGAACATAAGAAAGTTTTTGAATCATTCCACCCAAATCATTAAGAAACCATATATACTGAGGATACCTATCGTAATCTATATTGAGGATGGTGTCAGCTAAATGCGTGTATTTTTCATCGGATTCGGACAGGCCGGGGGGAAAATTGTCGATATGTTTCTTGCCCAGGATCGGAGACTTCAGCAGGGAAGTTTCCGCGGTATTGCTGTGAATACGGCAAGAACCGATTTAATGGGCCTAAAACACATAGACATGAAAGACAGGCTCTTAATCGGCCAGACGGTTGTGAAGGGCCACGGTGTTGGAACCGACAATGTCACCGGCGCAAAAATTGCCGCAGATGAGATCGACACCATCATCAACGCCATCGACACCAGGGGAACGCACGATATCGACGCATTTGTCGTGGTTGCAGGACTCGGTGGCGGCACCGGATCCGGAGGCACACCAGTCCTCTGCCGGCATTTAAAGCGTATTTACCGTGAGCCTGTCTATGCACTCGGGATGATCCCGGCACCTGAGGAAGGACGTTTGTACTCATACAACTCCGCCCGCAGCCTTGCAACACTTGTCCATGAGGCCGATAACACCTTCATCTTCGACAACAGTGCCTGGAAGAACGAAGGTGAGAGCGTAAAAAGTGCATATGAGCGGTTGAATGACGAGCTCGTCCGAAGGTTCGGCGTACTCTTCCGTGCTGGCGAAGTTGGAAAACTCGGTGTTGGAGAGATGGTTGTTGACTCCTCAGAAATCATCAACACCCTGCGTGGTGGAGGGATCTCAACCATCGGGTATGCCATCTCAGATGTGGTAACAAAATCAAAACAGAAAAAGGGTTTATTCTCCGGGTTTGGAAAGAAGGATAAGGCCGAGAGTGCACTGACTGGCGAAGACAAATCCGCAAAGATCATCGGTCTCGTCAGAAGGGCGATGCTCGGCCGCCTGACACTCCCCTGCGACTACACCACAGCCGAACGTGCCCTGGTGCTGGTTGCAGGGCCTCCTGAAGAGATGGACAGAAAGGGTGTTGAAAAATCCAAGTCATGGGTGGAAGAAAACATTGCAGGGGTTGAGGTCCGGGGCGGTGATTACCCGCTTGAGTCCAATTATATCGCTGCAGTTGTTGTCCTTGCAACTATCGGCCATGCCCCCAGAATAGCTGAACTCCTTGAAGTAGCAAAAGAGACGAAACAGGATGTTATCAAATCAAAAGACCGGAAGTCAACGATGTTTGAAGATGCAATTGATCCGCTCTTTGAGTGAGGGAAGAGAGATGAAACGAATTATCCTACTACTACTGCTTGCCTGCTTTGCACTCTGTGCAGTTCCTGCCTGTGCAATTACCGTAACGCCCCCATCAGGTATTCCAACAGGTGACCTGACACCGGGAACACGACTCTCAATAGAGACAACAGTTTCAGACTTTATTGGTGGATCAGGAACCACGTTCCCCATGTCAGATACCCTGCAGCTCTATACCGATCTTGACAGCCCAAGGTGGACCGTCACCATTGTCCTTGATGGGATAGACAACCCAAGGCCGGTCAGCTCCGCGCGAACCCACAGGATATCCGGATTTGAACTTGAATACCCTTCAAGCGTTGATCTTAAAGTAATCGTCAATCTTGAGGGAGAGGTGCCTGATGTCACCGCAACCGGAGATAAGGAGATAATCCGTATCCGGCAGATCGATTCAAGTGACCGGGTGCGATCAAATGGTGAGTTTGTCGTCACCAGAACTGTTCTAAACCCTGCGGAAGTCAAGACCGCAATTACGTCCGCAAAAGGTAACCTGGAAGATTTCAGGACGAAGCTCGATGCTGCAAAGGATGACGGGGTTGACACCTCCGCTGTCGAAACCAAATATAATTCTGCAAGAAACGCACTTGAAAGTGCAACCGCAGCAGGAGATAATGTGGGTCTTGCACAGTCCTATCTTTCAACCGCACGAACCGCACTAACCGAGGGAGAGGAACTCCTTGAAGAAACAGTTGTCCAGCATGCAATCAGCAGTGCTGAGGATGTACTTGCCGATCTTGATGATACAATTGATTACTTCACAGCAAATCGGAGCATGGGATCAGACTCCCGTGTCGTCCTCATCTCCTCCAAGCGACAGAGCGTGAAGAACCAGATAGATACTGCCAAAGGAAACTATGATGCAGGTCATTATTCACTTGCAGAAAGGCAGGCAAATGATGCCCTGGATGAGGGAAAGAACGTTCTTGCCGAAGCCCGCGATCTCAGGGAGCAGGTTGAATCACTGCCGGTATTTGTTGATCCCGGCAAACCATATCTCTGGGTGGTGCTTGGAGCTGCTGTGATTGGTGCTGTTGGATTCGTCGTGATAAAGAAACGGCGAACCTGGGATGAACTGGGATAAAAGAGGGCTTTTCCTCATCTTCCCCACCTGACTTTTTTAGACTCTTTTTAAAGAAGGGCCATAGTATTGATTATTTAGAAAAGCCCCAGAGTGCCCGCTTCTCCGCACCACACATGCTTCGCAAGGGAGGTTGAGTTCGGGTTACCGCAGATACTGGCGCGGAAGGGGCGGGAATGCTCCGGGTGCTCCTCTTTGGCCTGACCCCGCCCCCCCCGATACCCGCGCCGCACCTGCTTCACTCACTCACAAATGTTCCCGGTTGCTGCATCGGGATCGTTTCCCGCGTTCCGAAGAATTCAGGAAAAACAGAAGCGATCAGAATTTGGAGAAAGAGTCCAATTCATATCCCACTCACCAGCTGGTGTGTGAGACAGGGTTTCACCCGGAGACCTGTGTAAAGAGATCATACCTGATGCTCCCAACAGGCGCCTGCCGGGTGAAGTAGTAGGGAATCAGTCTCTCGTTCACCTGATGATACCCGAGCCAGTAGCTGTGTCTCATGGTTGTTTTCTCATAGCCCGGCAGTTCTTCGAAACTATCCCGGTCATGGGCGATAATGAGGTCAAAGTCCCTGGCAAGGAGGATACCCGCATCTGGTTTTTCTCCATAATAGGTAAATTTCGACCACTGATCCCCGCGATAATACCAGGGAAGCGGCCAGAAGGTGCTGGTTGCAATGGCAACATTATCAGATTCGTCTATTATGACCATCAGTTCCCTGAGTTCCTCAGAGTTCTGCACCTGCACAATCGGCTCAGAGATATCTGCCGGAGTAAAAGCAACATGCATGGTCATCACGGCTAAGAAGAGAAGTGCCACGGCAAGAACCACTGCCTTGAGGTACTTCATTCCATCTTTTGTGCCATCGGTTGAGAAAAAGTATGTTGCAACAAAGATCATCGGGAGCAGCTGGTGGAGAATCAGCCAGGGAACTTTCTCACCAATATATGCATAGACTGCAAGTGAGGCGATCATCCACCAGATGCAGAACCTGATAAATTCGTGGCGGGGATCAAAGACCCTGCCTGCTTCAGGCCTCCTGAAGAAAGAAGAGAGCCGTTCTTTCAGGGAGAATTGAGGAGGGGAGGGGTGTGTACACGATATGTCATCTGGAGATGCGTCTCTTCTGGACCTGCATGCCTGAAGATGTGATCGCACGCTGCCGATAATTGGCCCTCCAATGGTGAAACGGAGTATACCAACTGCTGCCAGTATCAGAATCGGCACTTCATACAGGACAAACAGAATCAGGTAATAGTACCATGGCCCTCCCAGCCGCTCAATGCCATGCATCTCAGTCCAGTGAGAGATGGCCATCTGCCCGGCTCTCAGCACAATCTCAGGATGTGCACCAAATGACGAATAGAAGATGGCCATAATGCTGCCTCCGAGAAGGGCAGCAGACAAAATATCCCGTCTCCAGGTTTTTGGAAATATCAGCCGCCTGCTCTGAAGCGCGTATACAAGATAGGCACCAAAGATTACCAGTACAATTGGCATATTCTCCTTGCTCGACATCCCTAATCCTGCTGCAAGGCCGGCAACAAGTGCAAACCTGGCTTTTCCTGACTGAAAATATGCCAGCGCCGCTACAACAAGCAGGAGAGAGAAGAACGCAATAAAGATGTCATTGCGGAGAAAGCGGGAGAAATATACCATATTTGGAGATATGGCAAGAAACAGGCCGGCAATTACCATCTGCCTGCCATCAATATATCCAAGCCTGTAGAGGGGATAGACGAGTGCGACAAGTGCGGTCCCAAGGATTGCCGGGAGCAACCTGCCGACGAGATCGGTATCACCAAATATCGAGAAGAGCCCTGCTGTTACATAGAAGAGGAATGGGCCATGGAATACCGGATCATAGATATAGGTACCTTCAGTCAGAAGCTTGTATGCAAACCAGGCATGCACCGCTTCATCATGGTGGTAGAGTTTGAGATCAAGAAAGGCAAACCGCAGGATAGCCGTTGTGAGCAGGATACAAATGAGTATAGACTCCGGCTTGCGAAGCCGCTCAAAAAATGATAAAAAAACAGGTGCGGCTTTCATTGCCGCTATCACACGATGATCAGCCCTCAAGGACGATCTCAATACCAATGTCCTTGGGCACCTGAATTCGCATCAACTGGCGGAGTGCACGCTCATCTGCATCAATGTCGATGAGACGCTTGTGAACACGCATCTGCCACCGATCCCATGTTGCAGTCCCTTCACCATCCGGACTCTTCCGGATAGGGACAACAAGACGCTTTGTCGGAAGCGATATCGGACCTGCAAGATTGACACCGGTTCGCTCGGCGATCTCACGTATCCGGGAGCAGACCGATTCAAGTTTTTTATAATCTGTCCCGGTAAGGCGTATTCTGGCTTTCTGCATAGGGAGTCACCGCAAAAGATGAGAAATTATCTCATCTGCTTCGCTTTTGTGTCGAGGACAATACCTGCAGCGATGGTTGAGCCCATATCACGGACCGCGAAGCGGCCGAGCTGCGGAAGCTCTTTTGCCTTCTCAAGGACGAGCGGGCGGGTGGGGACGATCTTTACGATTGCAGCGTCGCCGGATTTCAGGAACGCCGGGTTCTCCTCTTTCACCTGGCCGCTCCTTGGGTCAAGCTTCTTCTGGAGCTCAAGGAAGGTACAGGCCACCTGGGCGGTGTGGCAGTGGAAAACCGGTGTGTATCCGACAGAGAGGACGCTTGGGTGCTGGAGAACAACGACCTGGGCGGTAAATTCCTCAACAACGGTTGGAGGTTCATCGACAGGACCACAGACATCGCCACGGCGGATATCGTTCTTTGCGATACCACGCACATTGAATCCGACGTTGTCGCCGGGGTATGCCTGCGAATGTTCTTCATGGTGCATCTCAATGGATTTGACCTCACCCTCTTTGTTGGCAGGCATGAAGGAGACCTTCATTCCCTTCTTCAGGATACCGGTTTCAACACGGCCAACAGGCACAGTTCCGATACCGGAGATGGTATAGACATCCTGGATCGGGAGACGGAGTGGCTTGTCAGTCGGTTTCTCCGGCTCTTTCAGGGTGTCAAGTGCCTCAACAAGTGATGGTCCCTTGTACCAGGGAGTCTCCTCAGAGTTCTTTGCAACATTTGCCCCGGTAAATGAACTCATCGGGATGACGATTGTCTCATCAGGCTTGTACCCGACCATCTTGATGAGATCAAAGAGCTGTTTCTTGACCTCTTCAAACCGCTTCTCATCGTATTTCACTGCATCCATCTTGTTGACAGCGATGATCAGCTGGTTGATACCAAGTGTCCGTGAAAGGAAGACGTGCTCCTTGGTCTGCTCCATCGGGCCATCAGGTGCAGCAACGACAAGCACTGCTGCATCCGCCTGGGATGCGCCGGTGATCATGTTCTTGACAAAGTCCCGGTGGCCGGGGCAGTCGACGACGGTGAAGTAGTACTTCGCGGTGTCGAACCGCTTGTGAGCGATATCGATGGTGATACCACGGTCACGTTCTTCTTTGAGGCTGTCCATCACCCATGCAAATTCGAAGGAACCCTTACCTTTGGATTCGGCTTCCTTTCTGAATGAATCGATGATATGCTGGGCCACAGCTCCGGTCTCAAAGAGAAGGCGACCGACCGTGGTTGACTTTCCGTGGTCAATATGGCCGATAACGGCTAAATTCATGTGTGGCTTTTCTGCTGCCATTCTCAATCCTCCACTCTTAGAGAGACGGTAAAGCGTACAGTCTGTCCAATGCGAGTATAATAGATTGGAGAGGGAACTATATAAAATATTTCACTTTTTGCAGCCAAATCCTCAAAGAAACGATACACTGATGTTATATACGCACCTATGCTCATCACATGAAGACCTTGCCGTTCAATCGTGGGCCAAACGACCGGATCACTGTCCAGTGCGCGACCGGAGAGGTGCCCGTCCATACACGCTGCGCCTATTGCAGGCACTGCGCGGGGATCAGGATCGGAAAGAGGGTAACGCCAAACCCAATTACACAGACATATGGCAAAGTCAAACGCTCCATGTCTGTTGACGAGGAGCTGATTAATGCCGGTCTGATGTTCAACACCCTGGCAGCCGACCCCCGCGCAGAAGCAATCGAGTGTGCGGACGAGAAAGAAACGGGGTATGCACGGATTACGGCCCGATAGAGCCGCTCAGCAGCCACTATTATCACCTTCTCTTTTTTTTACACCCATAGTGTGTCCACTCATCTCAGGCGCAGGCGCAGACCATCACCAGGAGACAGACGGCACGGATGATCTCATTTGCTGCACCCACAACATCCCCGTTGATACCGCCAAACAGCCTGTCTGCTCCAAAGAGCAGGACCAGCGTGGCAACTGACGACCCAAAAAGCCCTGAGACGATGACAATCCAGGGTATTGGAAGGAGAAAGAGGGGCAGGGTCAGCAGCCATGCAGCAGCCACAAACCAGGGGCGCCCCTGCCAGAAGAGAAAGCTATGGATTCCGTCACGAAACGGGCGGCCGGCAGCCGTGAGCGTTGCCATCGAAACCTTTGCCGACACCTCGGCAACCACGATTGCAAACGGAATGATTGCAAGTGACGTGAGAGAGCCAAACGAGATGAGCGTGATCAGAAGTCCAAGGGCAACACCCCCGGCCCCAACCCGGCGATCAGTCAATGCCCTGATCCGGGTCTCACGGCTCCCGTGAGCCATCAGGCCGTCACCGAGATCCAGCAGACCGTCAAAATGGTTGCAACCGGATACAAGGAGGATCAGGCCCAGTGAAACAGCAGCAGCTGCCATCGGGCTCTGGATCAGGATGAGAGGGAGCGCTGCGATTGCACCGATCAGGTATCCGGCAAGCGGGTACAGGTAGGATCGTTTCGCAAATGCCTCAAAATCTGCTGGTTTTCCAACCGGCAGTATTGTTGTGAACTGCAGGAGTGCCCGGATTCCCTCTGCTATCGTCATCTGATTTTCAACCCGCATTTAGCCTTCACTATACAGTTTCGAGGTGCATCCGGCAATGAGCCCGGCAACCGCATCATCAAGAAACGGGCCAAGCGTCCCGAGGATGCCTGGCTTCTTCTGGTCGTACCTGGTAAACTCAAACCGGGCATAGGTCCCGGCGATGATCTCGGCAATTGCCATGCCGATGATCTCATCAGCAAGGAGAAATACAGGATCATCAGCAATCTCTGAGTCCTCCCGTCTGGTGTAGAGTTCGTCTTCAAGCAGTAATGCCGAGAGAATGAGTGCCGAGACATTTGGATCCTGAAACGCACGCCTGATATTCTTCTCAAGGACCAGTCTCCCCTCATCTTCAGTCAGGCCATGAGGGACATAGAGTTCCATCCCGGCATCAAGCATTGCTTCCATTGAAACACCCTCTGCGGCGAGCCGCTCTTCAATCTCAAACATACGTGATCATTATCTTTGCAAGGCGGCATACATAACCTCTATGGCATTTCTCTCAGATGATCCGGCATATAAACCAGAAAGACCGGTCTTTGCATCAATCCTGGCCAATACCGCACTCTCCGGGATACCGGGGATCTCAGGTGCCGGTGCAGGCCCGGAGATGACTTTTTATACGCCGATCCTCGATGCTGAACTGATTGTAGAGGGTGCAATCACCAGCATGCCCATCAGGCCCGACACGCCAACAGGATGCCCAACACCTGCATCCATCACCCGCGCGATGATGGGTCTCACCGGGCTTGCCCCGCTCTTTGTCAATGCCGGCCTCAGGCATCCACCGACAATACCCACCTATCACTTAAACGGGCATCCCGGAGCGGATCCACGAAACGGGGATGCCGTGCCTGATGCGGGAATACTCTATTCCAGGGGAGAGAGGCTGGGATCGTTTCTCTCCTGCCTCTCGGATATGCTTGTCATCGGAGAATGCGTTCCCGGCGGGACGACAACTGCGCTCTGTGTACTCCGCGCTCTCGGATACCCGGCACGGGTTTCAAGCAGCTTTGTCGACAACCCGCATTCAGAGAAAGAGGAGATTGCAGCAGCCGTTCTTCAGAACGTGCAGACCGGTGCAATAACCAGGCCACTGGATATTATCCGGGCAGCCGGGGATCCGATGATGGCAGCAGCAGCAGGCATGATCGCGGGGTTTTCAGGCAGGATCATCCTTGCAGGCGGCACCCAGATGCTTGCTGTTGCTTCTGTTGCAAAAGCACTTGATCTCAGGATGCCTGCAATCGCAACAACGGTGTATGTCCGTGACGACAGGTCTGCAAACTTCTCTGAGATTGCAAGGGATATCGGGATAGAGACGATATATGTCGATCCGGATTTTGGTGCACTGGCCCATGCAGGACTTGCCCGGTACTGTATCGGGGAAGTAAAGGAGGGGATGGGAGCTGGCGGCGCGATGTACCTTGCCCATGCTCTTGGGTATTCTCCGTCAGAGATTAAAGACGCAATATTCAGAACCATCTCCGCCTACTCCTGAAATAATAAGACCAATAAACGCCAAATGTACATCAAGGATATGCTGCCCCTGTATGTTGTCAATAATTATGGCCAGTTCAACCATCTCATCCACAGGATGATCCGTGATCTTGAAATCGAAGTCCGGATGATTCCAAATACAACCCCGGCAAACGAGGTTCGCAACCAGTGCCGCGGAATCATCCTCGGCGGCGGCCCGAGCATGGAGCGTACCGGCAACTGTGCCGAATACCTTCATCTCGACATTCCTGTTCTTGGAATATGCCTTGGCCACCAGCTGATCGCGCTTGAATTCGGCGGGGAGATCGGACCGGGTACAGCCGGAGGATATG
The nucleotide sequence above comes from Methanocalculus natronophilus. Encoded proteins:
- a CDS encoding flippase activity-associated protein Agl23, yielding MKAAPVFLSFFERLRKPESILICILLTTAILRFAFLDLKLYHHDEAVHAWFAYKLLTEGTYIYDPVFHGPFLFYVTAGLFSIFGDTDLVGRLLPAILGTALVALVYPLYRLGYIDGRQMVIAGLFLAISPNMVYFSRFLRNDIFIAFFSLLLVVAALAYFQSGKARFALVAGLAAGLGMSSKENMPIVLVIFGAYLVYALQSRRLIFPKTWRRDILSAALLGGSIMAIFYSSFGAHPEIVLRAGQMAISHWTEMHGIERLGGPWYYYLILFVLYEVPILILAAVGILRFTIGGPIIGSVRSHLQACRSRRDASPDDISCTHPSPPQFSLKERLSSFFRRPEAGRVFDPRHEFIRFCIWWMIASLAVYAYIGEKVPWLILHQLLPMIFVATYFFSTDGTKDGMKYLKAVVLAVALLFLAVMTMHVAFTPADISEPIVQVQNSEELRELMVIIDESDNVAIATSTFWPLPWYYRGDQWSKFTYYGEKPDAGILLARDFDLIIAHDRDSFEELPGYEKTTMRHSYWLGYHQVNERLIPYYFTRQAPVGSIRYDLFTQVSG
- the rpsJ gene encoding 30S ribosomal protein S10, whose amino-acid sequence is MQKARIRLTGTDYKKLESVCSRIREIAERTGVNLAGPISLPTKRLVVPIRKSPDGEGTATWDRWQMRVHKRLIDIDADERALRQLMRIQVPKDIGIEIVLEG
- the tuf gene encoding translation elongation factor EF-1 subunit alpha; this encodes MAAEKPHMNLAVIGHIDHGKSTTVGRLLFETGAVAQHIIDSFRKEAESKGKGSFEFAWVMDSLKEERDRGITIDIAHKRFDTAKYYFTVVDCPGHRDFVKNMITGASQADAAVLVVAAPDGPMEQTKEHVFLSRTLGINQLIIAVNKMDAVKYDEKRFEEVKKQLFDLIKMVGYKPDETIVIPMSSFTGANVAKNSEETPWYKGPSLVEALDTLKEPEKPTDKPLRLPIQDVYTISGIGTVPVGRVETGILKKGMKVSFMPANKEGEVKSIEMHHEEHSQAYPGDNVGFNVRGIAKNDIRRGDVCGPVDEPPTVVEEFTAQVVVLQHPSVLSVGYTPVFHCHTAQVACTFLELQKKLDPRSGQVKEENPAFLKSGDAAIVKIVPTRPLVLEKAKELPQLGRFAVRDMGSTIAAGIVLDTKAKQMR
- the cobS gene encoding adenosylcobinamide-GDP ribazoletransferase encodes the protein MRVENQMTIAEGIRALLQFTTILPVGKPADFEAFAKRSYLYPLAGYLIGAIAALPLILIQSPMAAAAVSLGLILLVSGCNHFDGLLDLGDGLMAHGSRETRIRALTDRRVGAGGVALGLLITLISFGSLTSLAIIPFAIVVAEVSAKVSMATLTAAGRPFRDGIHSFLFWQGRPWFVAAAWLLTLPLFLLPIPWIVIVSGLFGSSVATLVLLFGADRLFGGINGDVVGAANEIIRAVCLLVMVCACA
- a CDS encoding phosphatidylglycerophosphatase A is translated as MFEIEERLAAEGVSMEAMLDAGMELYVPHGLTEDEGRLVLEKNIRRAFQDPNVSALILSALLLEDELYTRREDSEIADDPVFLLADEIIGMAIAEIIAGTYARFEFTRYDQKKPGILGTLGPFLDDAVAGLIAGCTSKLYSEG
- the cobT gene encoding nicotinate mononucleotide-dependent phosphoribosyltransferase CobT — encoded protein: MAFLSDDPAYKPERPVFASILANTALSGIPGISGAGAGPEMTFYTPILDAELIVEGAITSMPIRPDTPTGCPTPASITRAMMGLTGLAPLFVNAGLRHPPTIPTYHLNGHPGADPRNGDAVPDAGILYSRGERLGSFLSCLSDMLVIGECVPGGTTTALCVLRALGYPARVSSSFVDNPHSEKEEIAAAVLQNVQTGAITRPLDIIRAAGDPMMAAAAGMIAGFSGRIILAGGTQMLAVASVAKALDLRMPAIATTVYVRDDRSANFSEIARDIGIETIYVDPDFGALAHAGLARYCIGEVKEGMGAGGAMYLAHALGYSPSEIKDAIFRTISAYS
- a CDS encoding GMP synthase subunit A, which translates into the protein MLPLYVVNNYGQFNHLIHRMIRDLEIEVRMIPNTTPANEVRNQCRGIILGGGPSMERTGNCAEYLHLDIPVLGICLGHQLIALEFGGEIGPGTAGGYGSVDVDILRHGQLLSGYPERIHVWASHADEVKHLPDGFEILAASSICQIEAIASEDKRMYGLQWHPEVSHSKDGHLIYENFNRICME